The window AAAGAGGCTGGATGGCAAGATCAAAGGGCCAACTGCCAGGGAAAGGAGTCTTAAGGAGGCGTCTCTCTCATgtaagagactttcttttttctttttctcactgacaagagagagtgggggaaaaaagaaaaggaaaggaaagaaaaagaaaagaaaagataaagaggaaggagggaaggaacagaaggaaggaagaaaggaaaaagcaagaagCATTTAAAGTCAAAAAACAACTCTCCAAATAATTAAGCGTTGGAGCAAAACGTCATACCTTTAGTGTTTGCCTCACTCCTTATATAAGGAGTAAGGATCTGCATACATCATTAATTTACTTCTGAATACAATAACCACAGAAATGGGTTTCCTGCGTTTCAAAGAAAAAGGCTGTTACATTTAATAAGTTCTAGTTAAGCAGACAAGGAAAAgctattttctatttcagaaagTTTTACATTGTGCGCACGTgcgctcgtgtgtgtgtgtgtgtgtgtgtgtgtgtgtgtgtgtgtgtgtgtgtttaagcttGCCGTCCAAAGCTTCTCTTCTGAGGGATAGTTCCACAGACAGGATGCACTAATGTCACTGTCACCGTGCTTATGTTGGTAGATTGACTGTGGTGAGTTCCGGGATCCCAAGGTCTACTGCACTCGGGAATCTAACCCCCACTGTGGCTCTGATGGCCAGACATATGGCAATAAATGTGCCTTCTGTAAGGCGATGGTGTAAGTATCATACTCAACAAAATCAGAAACATAGAAAGCTTAGAGAAAATTtatcatcaataaaaatattattttacccaAATTactttccaacattttattttatatcaaattatatattGCTAAGTTACCATTTTCTgttcattcctttctttcattttgctgaaAAAGAGCCTTTCAACAAAGAATAGTGGAAAAGATTATCCTTTATATGCAGACTAGTCAAACTTTACATAGTATACTAGGAAGATTCTATCAAGGAccaatatatattgaatttcatGTTTGTAAGGAACAGAACAGATGCTATAGATTTTAGGCAAAGATTTCGACCTTTCCAAGGATTTGGCttataatcaataaaaaattcaatCAATCGATCTTTAAGTCTAATTGATTACTCTAAAACCAGAGAAATTATAAACCTTGCTTAAGCCAGGTAAAAGTCTCTCACTCCTCAccactgtcttcattttcttgtatTAGAGTTTCTTCTgtgaatgtcttaatttctctcaactttgctataaaattttaggaattttatatttttaatatagctCCCTATTAAAAATAACAGGCCAGatacatagaataaaattaataaatattgaatcaaCACCTAATATGTGCCTACTTGCTTATGTAACGTATCTGATTAATTAACACCAAATTTTCCCAGAAGAAAGGCAGTAGGGTAAAAAGAGATTTGATGTAATTGACACATATTACTGAGAAGGACTGAATATATGACCTGCTAAAGTGCCAAATATCTGAATGTTAGGTTCAGCCTCTTATATCTTCTATCAGGACTATGACACTAGAGTCCCTTTGCCATTATCTCTCCTTCACTTTTACTTTTCTGGTTGTATACATATTTACTCTCAGAGAATGAACAATTGAAAACAAAAGGTCAAACCTGGGTAAAGTTCtgaaatttgttttaagattccTGTTTTCTGTAATTTGTCCAGATGTCATCTCCAAGTACATTTAGTTGCCCTCTGCCAAATCATAAATGTGGATACCTGTAGAACCAAATGATGGCATGGACTCTAAATAGTTAAACCTTTTTTCAACCTTTGTCATGAATACTAATGATGTTGCACTGAGCATAcatatgtatttctcttttatagGAAAAGTGGTGGGAAGATCAATCTAAAACATCAAGGAGAATGCTGAATTTTCTGCAGTGTTTGTGGTGACTTCTAGCCACTTCTTTTCTCACTTCTGTTTTCCTCGAATGGGTCCCTTAAATTTATAAAGATATACTGTCTACACTGCCTGGCTCTTGGGTAGTTCAATATACATCTACTTCCCTGGCTTTGCTTGTCAATAAAGTAAATTCTGTAGAATCATTGCTGTGTTTTTACTTTGAgatgaagaagacatacagatacaATATGGAATAATTGACCTGGCATAAACTTGGATAAaaagacctgttttttttttttggatctaaATCAACCAAGCAGTCACTGTGGGATCTTGGGAAaatccccttccctcccttatTCTTGAAGTTGCCATGTAGATGATGAAGGATTTTTAACAATGTGACAATACATTAGGTTTACAATTATTTTGCAATACCTATTATTTAAGTCATAGGTCACATAATATCGCTCCTTCCTAATTTCAGGAAAAGTActttatataaaactaaaacattCATCCTCTCTAAACCACGGTTTTCTCATCTCTTTGGAATGGTACATTTATGCACATAGATATTACCTTTTATGTATACCTTTTATGTATATTAAGTCAGACCTAACCAAACTAGGGGATGCATCTGGTATTTAGATAAAGAGCCAGAGAGATTAGGTTATGCTAGGGAAAATATACACCTTCTACCCTTTCAAGTGTGGGATTTGTACTCTTCGATGCTTAAAGAGTATTCCCCTTGCTGGAGAAAAAGGCCCACTGCTCATTAATGAAATTaagcttttcttctcctttttagtTTCTACTCCCTGATAAAATTTAGTTACTTCCAATGTAGACACACAGGTATTCTGCGGAGTTTGGAAACTGTCATTGTGCATCTTTGAACATATTGCCTCTCGATGTGGGCCACTCCTCCCTCTCCTATTGGAACCATCCCCTCCAGCTGGGCCAGGGTCCTGTCAGCTGTCCACACAGAATAACTATTTCCACCTCGTTGTCCTGTCCTGCCTGGAATGGCTCTTGTGCCACCTTGTGCCACTCTGTCTACCCTTTCTTCCTCATACAAATCTCTTACCTATCTCTTAAGACTACCATTGATTTCAAGGCTTATTTCAGGGTCCATAACtggataaataattaaattactaTCTCTTAATAGTTCTGAGCTATTCTTTGGAGATGGAAGGGAAgcacataaaaaataaaccacagaagGCCAGAAATCTTGTATTTCTTAGAAAGAAGAGGCAAGTCACATATACAATAATGGTCAAGATATAGGAATTTGGGTTCAGaagtgtatacatttgtcaaacttCAGTGAATACATACTTAAGATTTATGTGTACCATAGTTTGCAAATTtgacatcaaaagaaaagaatgtaaacaTGTAGTGTTGTCTCTTTTTTACATGTAGTATAGTCTTAAATGTGATATGTATAGTGAATTTTTTAAGAGGGAATGTTACTGATGTCTGCAATTTACTTTGAATTGCATCTAAGATGCATTAATGGACAGATACATGACAAACCTAGCATAGTAAAATAGTAATGGTACAATCTAGCTAGTGGTTTTAAAGGGGTTcactataaaagtattttaatattgctGTATGTTTAAAGTTTTtcagtaaaaatgttttttaatggtttttaaaagcacagagaagcaaatattcaggggcacctgggtggctcagtgattgagcgtctgccttctcggctcaggtcatgatcccaactgggatcgagtcctgcattgggctccacgcgggaagcctgcttctccctctgcctatgtctctgcttctctctctcatgaataaatacatattttttttaaaaaagaagcaaatattcaTAATTCTGTTAATGCTCCTCACTATTTTGATGGTCAGGACAGAACACACTGTTTTAAGCATGGTTTGTACTCTTCTCTTCAAAGCataagaaaataatccatttgATCTGAACACTCTTATCTATCCTTATACCTTCAAATTACTATGGGTTCATTGTCAAAACCAGATCATACCAAATTTATAATCACTAACTATCCTCaggcatttttctttccctgccaAGTCTTGCCAAGTCACATCTTTCTCATCTGTTCACCTCTTATgggtttttaaaactaaattcacTGCAGAAATGATGTGCTGTGTCAGTGATGAGGCTGAGTGACGGGGGCCTTTCTGGTGGCTTGTCTGTGTCTATGTAAAGTTTTCTTGAAGTATACATAAACATATGCACACCACTCTCACACTCTAAAATTGCAAAGGGAACAACGGGGGGGAAAGGCCATAGAAAATAGTGGCAAAGATAAAAGACCAAAATAACTCACCACAAACAATTAGGTTTACCAATATATCACTGATTACCCATATTCCCAGTGATCAGCACCCAAATATTATCACATTTATATTTAGCAATACTTGTGAAGTTGCAGCCCCATTTTATGCAAGAGGAGGCTGAGGTAGAAAGATATAAATGATTTGTCCACAATCTCATAGCCAAGAAGTTACAGGGCCTCTATTTACTCAAGATGACCACATCAATCCCATATTCCTAAACTACCTTTCACATAATTATAGTAATTTGATTTGGATGTAAGTGTTGAATTGGAGGGATTAGTCCTATATACTTAGAGACATCAGAATTAAAAGTATTCATGAACTTATTAGCAAACAAAGgcttaaaataacatataaagaaGGTGACAGTATCTATCATAATTCCTAATGTGTGAACACTGATGTTAATTTTGTGATAGGGCTACAGCCATAGTCTGAGAAGACCTGGTTCAAAGAGGCCACTAACTCTGAAGGAGGCATTCTGTGAAGTCTTCTtgatctttctctgactttcttcttttcttccccagagcTGGTATCTGTGACTACAGAGTTTGGGTGCATTTCAGTTCTGTAACTTGACCTAAAGGAAAATAAGCAGAACATATGTGAGAAGATTTATATCTAACCCAAAGAGAGAAAGGTATCCTTTCATGGCCCCATTTAGCTCACTAGTTACTCTTTAGATCTGATAAGACACGTACACTAAAAGAATGCACATCATAAAGCAcaatcccataagttttggtatattgtgtctccattttcatttgtctcaagtggtttttttttttttttatgtccctttgatttctcctttgtCCATTGGGTTTTTTGtggaaatgtattatttaacttccacatatttgtgagttttccAATTGTCCTCCTATTACTAACTTACAGATCAATAACTGTGTAATCAGAAAAGATATTGATATGACtccaattttcttaaatttgttcaGACTTGTTTTGAGGCCTAACAAATGATCTATCCTAAAGAATGCTCtgtatgcacttgagaagaatgtgcattctgctgctaTTGGATGCATTGTTCTGCTCCACTTCATCCATCTGGCCTAAAATGTAGTtcaaattcaatattttctttttaatgttatgtCTAGATGATTTATCATCTGTTGAAGTGGGATATtgaagttccctactattattgcattgTTATCTATTTCTCCCAACagttctattaatatttgctttataaatttagATACTCCAACATTgggtacatatatattcacaattGTTACATCCTATTGATGACttgatattttatcattatataatgaccttcttcTTCACTTGTTAAATtcttaaggaaagaaattaaagaagacacaaataaatggaaaggtattctgTGTTCATAGACTggggagaattaatattgttaaaatgtccatagtacctAAACTATTCTACAGTttcaatgcaatttctatcaaaattccaatgatatatttcacagagatagaaaaaaatcctaaaattcatatggaaccacaaaacacccTGAAAAACTAAAGTTATAGAGGAAGTCTTGAGAAGGAAGAGCAAAACTGGAGATATGATTCATACTAATTTTAGAtcatattataaagctgtagtattCAAAGCAGTGTGGTAATGGCTTAACTGtgaaccaatggaacagaacagaggaacccagaaataaactcacaaataaatgatcatttaatCTTTGAGAAAGTGCCAAGAATACAAAGTAGGAAAAGtagtcttttcagtaaatggctTTGGAAAAGCTGGATCtccacatgcaaaaggatgaaaatggACCTTTATCTTAGACCATATACAAAACccaacttgaaatggattaaagacttaaacataaaaccTTGAGTtgtaaaactcctggaagaaaactaAGGGAAAATCTCATGAGTTTGGCTTTGACGGTGACTTTCTGGATAGGGCATCAAAAGCACAAGTACAAAACTAAGCAAGTGAGATTACATCAccctaaaaagcttctgcacagcaaaagaaatgatcatCTAAATGAAAAGGGAACCTACAGAGTGAGGAAGATacttgcaaaccatgtatctgataaggggttaatatccaaaatatataaggaactcatgcaactcaaaaatcttttaaattgatTAAAGAATGGGTAGAGAAACTGAACAGATattttcccaagaagacatacaaatggccaaaaaacacatggaaagatgctcaacatcactaagcattaggaaaatgcagatcaaaaccacaatgcaatatTGCCTcaacacctgttaggatggctattatcaaaaattcGAAAGGTAAcaagttttggcaaggatgtggagaaaaaaaagcttCATACATTGTCAGTGGGATTGCAAATCAGttcagccattgtggaaaacagtacaaagacttctcaaaaaaattagaaacaaaaccaCCATGTGGTTTAGCAGTTCCACTTTTAGGTATGTATCTAGAGGAAATAAGATCTGGATCTCAAAGAGATAGCTAtgctcccatgttcactgcagccttattcacaatagccaagatatggaaacaacctaaatggcTGTCAgcaggaataaagaaaattttatagatGTTGTTAAAGGATAAACTGAGGCACACTCAAATTTACACATTAATTCAGGTAAATGCCAATTCAAATCAAGCAGCACTAAACTTAAAATTGTTAGGACCACAACAGAAGCTAGAGGAAAGGCTTTTACAAAGAAGCTGTGGAAGGGAAGCTAAGTAGTTCCTTCATTGGCTATACCTAAAGCAGTTGCCTTATTTGGGAAAGCCAAGTTGGCTGTTTACAATTAGTTTTTCCTACATTCCATTTCCTCGGACTCATGCTCATTGACTTTGGCTTCACTTGGATTTGCTTATTACTACATAGGCTACCAAGGCATTACAGCCACTTCAGTCCAAAGTCCTCCTAAGTGTTACTTAgccagagagagagtgtgtgtgagatatatatatatatgtatagatatagatatagatatagatatagatatatatatagagagagagagagaatcctaccTTTTGCAATAACAAGGAAGAACCTAGTGGACATTGTGCTAAATATAatagccagacacagaaagacaaatgctgcatAATGCGAAATCTGAAAAAGTCAAAGTCGCAGAACCagaaagaatggtggttgccagccTGGGAAGAGAATGCAGAATAGGAGGATGTTGGCCAAAGGgtacaaattttaattataagatGAATACATGAATAAGTTTTGGCGGTTTGTTGTACAGCATAGTGACCATAGTTAATACCACAGTTTTGAAAAAGTATGTAAGATCATTaactgagaaaaggaagaagtagtGGGAGAGGAAACCACACAATTCTGAGGTTGAACAATAGCAGTtacctgaattattttatttttcatacaaatAATTTGACTTCATAACTACAGTCCTCAACTTCTCATCACACAGAAAACTGTTTGTTCACCCAGTAATATCGAACCCATTTTGTAGTAATAATTTTGTTAGATGTGTGTTGCTTTGAAAACAGTTTTACAGACTTAAGCAGACATCATTAAAAGCTTTCACACTGAGCATTTCGAGAGGTGCTGAGCCCCACCTACAAGTGTCATAATTAATTATAGGTTAATTTCTGGGTCTTACTGACAACCTTCATACGCTTTTATGTAAGCGAAACCAGCACAATCTCAAGAACACATCACTGCATGACTTCATTCACATCTTCCTAAGGAcatctactttttgtttctcaaatcctAGAATCTGGGAAGAGATTTGACTCCTCTTACTAATACACTCTTTGTGTGGCCTGTTTGAAGGAAAGTGTTGTACCATGCTGTCTAGATGGGAAAATACAATACTGCAAAAACACACCAACAAAGAAGCTCTGTGGGATAGAAATAGGCCGGCTAGATGACTAAAACAAAGAGATAGCAAAGGGAATAATGATTCTTTTttgtggatttccttttttatttctccagctAAAATGACATCTCAACGGGAGCCTTGGCAGCCTTCGTGCTCCTCATCAACTGTATCTGTGTTAGAAATCATTGCTCTTGGTCCATCTGTACCAGCAATAGACTGTCCATCTATTTTCTCCAGGGATGTTGAGTCCTTTGGAAGAAACTGGATTTGGAGTTTGATGTCCTCCTAGCAATTGTGGGTTAAATCCTAACTTTCTAGGTGTCAATACTATCACATGTGCAATAATGAGAAGACCTGACAGatttaggaaaaatgaataaatgtctaTAAAGTCTCCATGCAAACTGTAAAGTGATACATCACGTACCTATAAGGagatatgcttttaaaaacaacagtTTCAGAGGAAAATATCCAGTTCTGGGGAGACAGCTCCGAAGTGCATTCCATAGGCTTACTGAGAATAAACTAAAGCTTCATTGCAATTTTCACTTTTGTCCTTAGTTTCTGATatgcttatattcttttttaaagttaatagatACTGTTTATAGAGCTCCACtaagttcatagcaaaattgagcaggAAATACATAGAATTCTTAAATAtaccctcccctccttctcccctatTGACAACCCCCATAGTGGGGTGCATTACTTACAATCAACATTGACCTATCATTATTAACCAAAGCCCCTAGTTTAAAATAGGGTTGCTTTTGGTGTTATACGTGCTCTGGGTTTTGACAAAAGCATCAACATGCATCTACTATCGTGTCCTGCAGAATGGTTTCAAAGCCCTccaaatcctctgtgctctacctATTCATCCCTTTCTCCTGCTGAACCCCTGACAATCACCATTTTTTACTGTGTTTTACTGTCGATGAGGAGAGCACAGGTACAAGAAATGTAACCGAAATTAGATTTCTTTACAACTTGCAGCCCATGGATAAATACCAGAGACATGCAAAGTGTGACTCAAGCAACTCCCAGCTGCCTTAATGTTGATGTTTTGCTAGAGACTAAATGCAGCCTTATCTTAATAACAGCCAGACCTCCAGGACACTGTAACTCCTCTTTAACACGCAGAAACCCCTTTAGAGACTTATTtctaccctcccccaccccaaatttaaaagtatatcaaTAGTCTCTCTTCACAGTCCAGTGCAGCTCCTTTTGCCCATGGGTCCTATCTCCATGCTAtaacaaaaacacttttttgcACCATAAAATGTATCAAGAATTCTCTCTTGACTGTTGCACCCCATGACCCCACATCACCATCTCTATAGTTTCGTTTTTTCCAGGATGTCATTCACTTGGAATCACATGTTATATAACTCTGTATAGTTTCTGCATTCTGATTTCAGTGTGGCAAGGGGGATGTCCCCAACACCATCAAGCAATTCTTGGACAGCGGCTGGGTGTCCCATACTCAActcagagatagcatcagattccacaggtcaAGGGGCCCCTCACCCATTTCAGGAGCCCATGGCAAGCCCAGGC is drawn from Vulpes lagopus strain Blue_001 chromosome 8, ASM1834538v1, whole genome shotgun sequence and contains these coding sequences:
- the LOC121496685 gene encoding serine protease inhibitor Kazal-type 6, giving the protein MKTLSVFLLLSLALFSIFSGVFSQGGQIDCGEFRDPKVYCTRESNPHCGSDGQTYGNKCAFCKAMVKSGGKINLKHQGEC